From Camelina sativa cultivar DH55 chromosome 7, Cs, whole genome shotgun sequence, one genomic window encodes:
- the LOC104702944 gene encoding NADP-dependent glyceraldehyde-3-phosphate dehydrogenase — protein sequence MAGTGLFAEILDGEVYKYYADGEWKTSSSGKSVSIINPATRKPQYKVQACTQEEVNAVMELAKSAQKSWAKTPLWKRAELLHKAAAILKDNKAPMAESLVKEIAKPAKDSVTEVVRSGDLISYCAEEGVRILGEGKFLLSDSFPGNDRTKYCLTSKIPLGVVLAIPPFNYPVNLAVSKIAPALIAGNSLVLKPPTQGAVSCLHMVHCFHLAGFPKGLISCITGKGSEIGDFLTMHPAVNCISFTGGDTGISISKKAGMIPLQMELGGKDACIVLEDADLDLVASNIIKGGFSYSGQRCTAVKVVLVMESVADELVEKVKAKVAKLTVGPPEDNSDITAVVSESSANFIEGLVMDAKEKGATFCQEYRREGNLIWPLLLDNVRPDMRIAWEEPFGPVVPVLRISSVEEGINHCNASNFGLQGCVFTKDINKAILISDAMETGTVQINSAPARGPDHFPFQGLKDSGIGSQGVTNSINLMTKVKTTVINLPTPSYSMG from the exons ATGGCGGGGACTGGATTGTTTGCAGAGATTTTAGACGGAGAAGTCTACAAATACTACGCTGATGGAGAGTGGAAAACTTCTTCCTCTGGTAAGAGTGTGTCTATCATCAACCCAGCCACGAGGAAGCCACAGTACAAGGTTCAAG CATGCACGCAAGAAGAAGTGAACGCGGTGATGGAACTAGCGAAATCGGCTCAGAAATCGTGGGCAAAGACTCCTCTTTGGAAAAGAGCTGAGCTTCTTCACAAAGCTGCTGCGATCCTCAAGGACAACAAAGCTCCCATGGCTGAGTCTCTTGTCAAGGAAATTGCTAAACCCGCCAAAGATTCTGTTACTGAG GTTGTGAGGTCTGGAGATTTGATATCTTATTGTGCTGAAGAAGGTGTTAGGATCTTAGGTGAAGGGAAGTTTCTGTTATCCGATAGCTTCCCTGGTAATGACCGTACTAAGTACTGCCTCACTTCTAAG ATTCCTCTCGGTGTGGTTTTGGCTATTCCTCCATTCAATTATCCGGTCAATCTCGCTGTATCAAAGATCGCTCCTGCTTTGATTGCTGGAAACTCTCTTGTCCTTAAACCTCCAACTCAA GGAGCTGTTTCTTGCCTTCATATGGTACATTGCTTTCACTTAGCCGGTTTCCCTAAAGGACTTATCAGCTGCATCACTGGAAAAGGATCTGAGATTGGCGATTTCCTCACTATGCACCCTGCTGTGAACTGCATtag TTTCACTGGTGGTGATACCGGAATCTCAATCTCTAAGAAAGCTGGTATGATCCCTCTTCAAATGGAACTTGGAGGAAAAGATGCATGCATTGTCCTGGAGGATGCTGATCTTGATTTAGTTGCTTCCAACATCATCAAAGGAGGATTCTCTTACAG TGGGCAGAGGTGCACTGCTGTGAAGGTGGTCCTAGTGATGGAATCAGTGGCTGATGAACTAGTTGAGAAAGTAAAAGCTAAAGTGGCCAAACTCACGGTTGGACCACCTGAAGATAACTCCGATATCACAGCCGTAGTGTCGGAATCTTCAGCTAATTTCATTGAAGGATTGGTGATGGATGCTAAGGAGAAAGGAGCAACCTTTTGTCAAGAGTATAGAAGAGAAGGTAACTTGATTTGGCCATTGCTTTTGGACAATGTTAGACCGGACATGAGGATCGCATGGGAGGAACCATTCGGTCCTGTCGTGCCCGTCTTGAGGATCAGTTCTGTTGAAGAAGGGATCAATCATTGCAATGCTAGTAACTTTGGCCTCCAG GGATGTGTATTCACTAAAGACATCAACAAGGCAATACTGATCAGTGATGCAATGGAGACAGGAACCGTTCAAATCAACTCTGCACCAGCTCGTGGACCGGACCACTTCCCTTTCCAG GGACTAAAGGACAGTGGAATAGGATCACAAGGTGTGACAAATAGCATCAATTTGATGACTAAAGTGAAGACCACTGTCATTAacttgccaacaccttcttacTCTATGGGTTAG
- the LOC104705001 gene encoding lysosomal Pro-X carboxypeptidase-like: MSTCLLCLVLLFFSVVAEATYSPGGFHHLSSLRQKKKTSKSKPELPFETRYFPQNLDHFSFTPESYKVFHQKYLINCRFWRKGGPIFVYTGNEGDIDWFASNTGFMSDIAPKFRALLVFIEHRFYGESTPIGKKSHKSAETLGYLNSQQALADFAILIRSLKQNLSSEASPVVVFGGSYGGMLAAWFRLKYPHIAIGALASSSPILHFDKIVPLTSFYDAVSQDFKDASINCFKVIKKSWEELDAVTNKKNGLQELSKKFRTCKGLHSIYSASNWLSGAFVYTAMVNYPTAANFMAPLPGYPVEQMCKIVDGFPRGSSNLDRAFAAASLYYNYSGSEKCFEMEQQTDDHGLDGWQYQACTEMVMPMSCSNQSMLPPYENDYEAFEEQCMSRYGVKPRPHWITTEFGGMRIETVLKRFGSNIIFSNGLQDPWSRGG; the protein is encoded by the exons atgtcTACTTGTTTGTTGTGTCTTGTTTTACTGTTCTTCTCTGTTGTTGCAGAAGCAACTTACTCACCAGGAGGTTTCCACCATCTTTCTTCtctaagacaaaagaagaagacctcCAAGTCAAAGCCGGAGTTACCTTTTGAGACTCGTTACTTCCCTCAGAATCTTGACCACTTCAGTTTCACACCTGAGAGCTATAAAGTCTTCCACCAGAAGTACCTCATCAACTGCCGTTTCTGGCGCAAAGGTGGCCCCATCTTTGTCTACACCGGAAATGAAGGAGACATCGACTGGTTTGCTTCAAACACTGGTTTCATGTCCGATATTGCTCCCAAGTTCCGGGCTCTTCTTGTTTTCATTGAA CACCGGTTCTATGGAGAATCAACGCCAATTGGGAAGAAGTCACATAAGTCGGCTGAGACATTGGGTTACCTAAACTCTCAGCAAGCGTTGGCTGATTTTGCGATCCTGATAAGAAGCTTGAAGCAGAATCTATCGTCCGAGGCATCGCCTGTGGTTGTCTTTGGTGGCTCTTATGGTGGAA TGCTTGCAGCATGGTTCAGGCTCAAGTATCCCCATATAGCAATCGGTGCATTGGCGTCTTCCTCTCCAATACttcattttgataaaattgtgCCATTGACGAGCTTCTATGACGCCGTTTCTCAGGATTTCAAG GATGCCAGTATTAATTGTTTCAAAGTCATCAAGAAAAGCTGGGAAGAGCTAGATGCAGtcacaaataagaaaaatggcTTGCAAGAACTCAGCAAAAAGTTCCGAACTTGCAA AGGCCTTCATTCTATATATTCAGCCAGCAATTGGTTAAGTGGAGCATTTGTTTATACAGCCATGGTTAATTATCCAACTGCAGCTAATTTCATGGCGCCACTGCCTGGTTATCCCGTGGAGCAG ATGTGTAAGATCGTCGACGGGTTCCCTCGAGGATCTAGTAATCTTGACCGTGCCTTTGCTGCTGCAAGCTTATACTACAACTATTCGGGATCAgaaaaatgttttgagatggaaCAACAAACTGATGATCATGGACTCGATGGATGGCAATATCAG GCGTGCACAGAGATGGTGATGCCAATGAGTTGCTCGAACCAGAGCATGCTCCCTCCGTACGAAAATGACTATGAGGCATTCGAAGAACAGTGCATGAGTAGATATGGAGTCAAGCCTCGACCCCATTGGATCACAACCGAATTTGGTGGAATG AGGATAGAGACAGTATTGAAGAGATTTGGAAGCAACATCATATTCTCCAATGGATTGCAGGATCCTTGGAGCCGTGGAGGGTAA
- the LOC104705002 gene encoding lysosomal Pro-X carboxypeptidase-like, whose protein sequence is MSTCLLCLVLLFFSVVAEATYSPGGFHHLSSLRQKKKTSKSKPELPFETRYFPQNLDHFSFTPESYKVFHQKYLINSRFWRKGGPIFVYTGNEGDIDWFASNTGFMSDIAPKFRALLVFIEHRFYGESTPIGKKSHKSAETLGYLNSQQALADFAILIRSLKQNLSSEASPVVVFGGSYGGMLAAWFRLKYPHIAIGALASSSPILHFDKIVPLTSFYDAVSQDFKDASINCFKVIKKSWEELDAVTNKKNGLQELSKKFRTCKGLHSIYSASNWLSGAFVYTAMVNYPTAANFMAPLPGYPVEQMCKIVDGFPRGSSNLDRAFAAASLYYNYSGSEKCFEMEQQTDDHGLDGWQYQACTEMVMPMSCSNQSMLPPYENDYEAFEEQCMSRYGVKPRPHWITTEFGGMRIETVLKRFGSNIIFSNGLQDPWSRGGVLKNISSSIVALVTKKGAHHADLRAATKGDPEWLKEQRTQEVAIIEKWISEYYRDLREEN, encoded by the exons atgtcTACTTGTTTGTTGTGTCTTGTTTTACTGTTCTTCTCTGTTGTTGCAGAAGCAACTTACTCACCAGGAGGTTTCCACCATCTTTCTTCtctaagacaaaagaagaagacctcCAAGTCAAAGCCGGAGTTACCTTTTGAGACTCGTTACTTCCCTCAGAATCTTGACCACTTCAGTTTCACACCTGAGAGCTATAAAGTCTTCCACCAGAAGTACCTCATCAACAGCCGTTTCTGGCGCAAAGGTGGCCCCATCTTTGTCTACACCGGAAATGAAGGAGACATCGACTGGTTTGCTTCAAACACTGGTTTCATGTCCGATATTGCTCCCAAGTTCCGGGCTCTTCTTGTTTTCATTGAA CACCGGTTCTATGGAGAATCAACGCCAATTGGGAAGAAGTCACATAAGTCGGCTGAGACATTGGGTTACCTAAACTCTCAGCAAGCGTTGGCTGATTTTGCGATCCTGATAAGAAGCTTGAAGCAGAATCTATCGTCCGAGGCATCGCCTGTGGTTGTCTTTGGTGGCTCTTATGGTGGAA TGCTTGCAGCATGGTTCAGGCTCAAGTATCCCCATATAGCAATCGGTGCATTGGCGTCTTCCTCTCCAATACttcattttgataaaattgtgCCATTGACGAGCTTCTATGACGCCGTTTCTCAGGATTTCAAG GATGCCAGTATTAATTGTTTCAAAGTCATCAAGAAAAGCTGGGAAGAGCTAGATGCAGtcacaaataagaaaaatggcTTGCAAGAACTCAGCAAAAAGTTCCGAACTTGCAA AGGCCTTCATTCTATATATTCAGCCAGCAATTGGTTAAGTGGAGCATTTGTTTATACAGCCATGGTTAATTATCCAACTGCAGCTAATTTCATGGCGCCACTGCCTGGTTATCCCGTGGAGCAG ATGTGTAAGATCGTCGACGGGTTCCCTCGAGGATCTAGTAATCTTGACCGTGCCTTTGCTGCTGCAAGCTTATACTACAACTATTCGGGATCAgaaaaatgttttgagatggaaCAACAAACTGATGATCATGGACTCGATGGATGGCAATATCAG GCGTGCACAGAGATGGTGATGCCAATGAGTTGCTCGAACCAGAGCATGCTCCCTCCGTACGAAAATGACTATGAGGCATTCGAAGAACAGTGCATGAGTAGATATGGAGTCAAGCCTCGACCCCATTGGATCACAACCGAATTTGGTGGAATG AGGATAGAGACAGTATTGAAGAGATTTGGAAGCAACATCATATTCTCCAATGGATTGCAGGATCCTTGGAGCCGTGGAGG AGTTCTGAAGAACATTTCAAGCAGCATCGTCGCGCTTGTGACCAAGAAAG GAGCTCACCATGCAGATCTGAGGGCTGCTACAAAAGGTGACCCGGAGTGGCTGAAAGAGCAGAGGACACAAGAGGTTGCCATTATAGAGAAATGGATCAGTGAGTATTACAGAG atttgagagaagaaaattag
- the LOC104702945 gene encoding uncharacterized protein LOC104702945 yields MARRSGNCMRCLVIFSVVSAIIVCGPALYWKLKKGFVGSARSNNSICPPCEICDCPPPLSLLEIAPGLANLSITGCGSDDLELKQEMEKQFVDLLTEELKLQEAVADEHSRHMHVTLGEAKRVASQYQKEAEKCNAATEICESARERAQALLLKERKITLLWERRARQLGWEGE; encoded by the exons ATGGCACGGAGGTCTGGGAATTGCATGAGATGTCTAGTGATATTCTCGGTGGTTTCAGCTATAATCGTATGTGGACCTGCTCTTTACTGGAAATTGAAAAAGGGTTTCGTTGGATCTGCTCGTAGCAACAACTCCATTTGTCCTCCCTGTGAGATCTGCGATTGTCCTCCTCCTTTGTCTCTCCTCGAGATTGCTCCAG GGCTTGCAAACCTCTCTATTACAG GTTGTGGAAGCGATGATCTAGAGCTCAAACAAGAGATGGAGAAGCAGTTTGTGGATCTACTCACGGAAGAGTTGAAGCTGCAAGAAGCAGTTGCAGACGAGCATAGTCGTCACATGCATGTTACACTTGGTGAAGCAAAAAGAGTTGCTTCACAGTACCAAAAGGAGGCTGAGAAGTGCAACGCTGCCACGGAAATTTGCGAATCAGCTAGGGAGAGAGCTCAAGCATTGCTGCTCAAAGAGCGAAAGATCACTTTGTTGTGGGAGCGGAGAGCTCGGCAATTAGGTTGGGAAGGTGAGTAA
- the LOC109125706 gene encoding uncharacterized protein LOC109125706 — protein MLRSYSEPFVMNLSIKLRLLHLIFHCISHKESHLLIKFHSFCCILFAGLANLSITGCGSDDLELKQEMEKQFVDLLTEELKLQEAVADEHSRHMHVTLGEAKRVASQYQKEAEKCNAATEICESARERAQALLLKERKITLLWERRARQLGWEGE, from the exons ATGCTTAGATCGTACTCAGAACCATTTGTGATGAATCTTTCAATAAAGCTACGGCTTTTACATTTGATCTTTCATTGTATAAGCCATAAAGAGTCTCATTTACTAATAAAGTTCCATTCTTTTTGTTGTATTCTTTTTGCAGGGCTTGCAAACCTCTCTATTACAG GTTGTGGAAGCGATGATCTAGAGCTCAAACAAGAGATGGAGAAGCAGTTTGTGGATCTACTCACGGAAGAGTTGAAGCTGCAAGAAGCAGTTGCAGACGAGCATAGTCGTCACATGCATGTTACACTTGGTGAAGCAAAAAGAGTTGCTTCACAGTACCAAAAGGAGGCTGAGAAGTGCAACGCTGCCACGGAAATTTGCGAATCAGCTAGGGAGAGAGCTCAAGCATTGCTGCTCAAAGAGCGAAAGATCACTTTGTT